The bacterium DNA window TATTCGTTCTCTATGTTTGGTTGCTTGCTTAGCGGTTGCGGCGGGCTTTGATCTCGCGGTCAAGCTCGCGCTTGGCGCGCTGCTCTTCTTTGGCATCGCGCTTGTCATATTCACGCTTGCCCTGCACGACGGCCAATTCAATCTTCAGATATTGCCCTTTGAAATACAGCGACAGCGGCACCAGCGTGAAGCCCTTTTCCAACACCTGTCGCTGGATCTTACGGATCTCGGTACGGTTGAGCAAGAGCTTGCGGGTCCGCCGCTCATTAACCTCGGTATAACCGCGGTTGCGGTAGGCGCTGATGCCGAGAGCATACAGCATGACCTCGCCGTTGACCACCTGGGCATAGGCTTCGCGCATGTTCACGTGCCCCTCGCGGACCGATTTGACCTCGATCCCGAGCAGGGCGATGCCCGCCTCGTAGGTCTGGATGACGTGGTAGTCATGCCGGGCCTTGCGGTTCTGGGCGACGATTTTCACTGAGCCGTTTGCCTCCATGACCCGCTAAAGTAACAAAAAATCTATGGAAAGGCAAGGGTTCGGGCAAAGAGCGGCTTGACAAAACGGCGTGAAATGCTTATAATTTCGGTTCCTCCGCAGGAGTGGTGGAATTGGTAGACTCGCTAGTTTCAGGTACTAGTGTCCTTCGGGACGTGCGGGTTCGAGTCCCGCCTCCTGCACCCCAGCGTGGACGCTGGACCCAGTGCGCTGACGCAGTGTCTCGGGTTTGGTGCACATGCCTCTTTGTTCAACGGGGCCACCGCCGAGGTGGTCCCGTTTCTGTTTTCTTATCCCCCCGACTCCTCTGGGGGGGGGAATTGCTTTCGGAGGCGGGCCTGCCCCGGCATCAAGGCATCCTGAAGCCCGCGGCGGGCTGAAGGACCCCTCCAAATGCCCCCGTCGTTCACCGGGCAGGCACAGGGGACGGGCCTCGCTGAATTATCCGCGCCCATAGCTCAACTGGATAGAGCATCAGCCTTCTAAGCTGAGGGTTCCGCGTTCGAGTCGCGGTGGGCGCACATTTCCTCCGATTCCCCCCAGTCCTCTGGGGGGATGTAGGGGCGGAAGGCATTCCGCCCGCGTTAGGCCACACAAGCACGTCGGCGCCCTGTCATCCTGAACGAAGTGAAGGACCCCTCTGAGTTCTCCCCTCTCCCTTGACAATTAGAGACACGGAGCGTAGCTTGAAACCACACGACGGCGCAACCTACCGGACGGGAGCTATGGAACGGTTGAACGGCATCAAATCCAGATCGCGAATCTTACTCGGACTTCAGGCCATCCTGAAGCGGGTGGGGTTCGCGATTTTGTTTTTGGGCGTTGCCCTTCTGTCTTTTGCAGATACTACTTGGGTTAGTGGACAGATTGAAGGGATCTGGAATGAATCTGGCAGTCCCTATATTGTGATTGACTCATCCTGGGTTCAAGATGAATCGGAGCTTCAAGTACAAGGAGGTACCAGCATTATTATTGAATCTCCGGACGGTAAATTACAGTTGAGTGGCATTTGCAGATTCCAGGGAACTAGGGAAGATAGCATTTCAATATGCATAAATGAACCTTCAGATGCGCTGTTCAGTTTCCGCCAAAATACAGAATCAGTTAGAATGAGTTTCACATCGATAGAAGGACTCGGGTATTTCTACCTCGAGGCTGATTCGATTAGTTTTGATCACTGCAATATTAACTCGTTACATGATATCAACGGTGGCTGGTACGATGCGCTGGTTGCAAGCTCTGTCACGATTGACAGTTCCATTATGGGTTTTGTCTGGTGTTTTGAAGCAGATGCAACTATAAAGAACAGTACCTATTCTGGCGCAATATATCTAAGTTTCGGTCCGGCCTCCCTTGATTCTCTAGTCTTCATAGGTGACGAATCAGTGGGAAACGGAATAGTAAGTTTGAGCTCTTGGGATTCGGATGATGACTATGAGATTTCGAATTCAATAGTTGATGTTCTTTATGCCGATTTGAGGAATTGTGCGGCATGCACGATAGCTCTTGATAATGTCGCAGTTCAACAACTCGCCGATATACAAGCTCCAACCGCAACTGTTACGAATTCAGCTATGAGGTGGATTCGCATCGACCTTAATTCAAATAGCACAATAACACATAACCTGTTTGGTATGATTCAAGTCGGAACAAGTGTTTCAATTGAGATTTCAAACAATACATTCATTCAATTGCATGGTTGCTGGAATGGTCTTCCCGGTTATTTTATTTCGGCTTCTGCAAACGGGACCGAAATAGTGAACAATATTTTGTTACTGACCATCCGGAGGTTACAGTTTTGAATGCAGGCTTCAGTCCGTCAAGCCTTCCTCTTACAATCTAACCTACGGCATGAACGATCCTTGGGGAAGCGCCGAGCTTGGCCCTGGGAACATAGATTCTCTTCCACTATTTGATCCTTCAGACTCTCTGTTTAGATTGACATTTGATTCACCAGCGCGAAATGGCGGTGACCCCGCAAGGCTGGACCCAGATGGTAGCCAATCTGATATTGGCGCCAGATGGTGGGATCATTCATACGATCATCCTCCGATTATTCTCTTACCGGATACCGTTCGCCCAAGATGGGGGGATGCCTTCAATCTGAACATTCCCATAAGCGACGAATCCGCCACAACAGTTGAGATCCTGAATGAATTGCCAGATTGGACGGCAGCGGGTTTCGTTCCTTTCGGCTCTGAGCCGTTCGAAATGCAAATAAGAGTAACGGATAATCATGGACAAATCGACCAGGCGTGTATCTTGTTTGACATCTTGCCATACTCGACTCTTTCGGATACGATTAGAGGAAGACTCACAATCGAGTATTCCCCTTACCAGGTTCTGCATGACGTCTTTGTTCCCTCGCAAGATACTCTTACAATTGACCCTGGCGTTATCATTGAATTTGAAACAAGGGATTGTGTTCCCAATCTTATTGTAGAAGGCGTGCTGCTGGCCAACGGGAATTCAGGAGATTCAGTTCGATTTGAAAATCTGGATGACCTTGCTCCACCGTGGGGAAGTGTCCGGTTTCTTGATGAAGAGGCAGTCGCGCAACTGACGTTTTGCCGATTTAGTAATACGACTCACGGAATCAGCGGATTCCACAATGGCCGGGTTGAAGTATCACACTCGACACTTCTCGGTACGGGTGGTCTTGGAGCCAGCGTTCTAACATTTTGGCAATCCAACGATAGTATTATAGTCCAACAGTGTGACATGGTGTCGAATGCGGTATGCTCCTTTGACCAATGTAATTTCTTTGTGGATGCATGCACATTCATTGGAAGCGAGGAGAGTTCGCCAAAGGTTCGAGCTTGGAGGTCGAGTGGAATGGTTCAGAGATCACGGTTTGTTAATTGCAATGATATTGCAGTGTCTTTTGATTCCGGCATATACCGTTTGGAGAGATGCGTGTTCGACGAGAGTATCGCTCCGCTGCTCTCAGTTTCTAACAACGCGGATCCGATGTCTACCTCAGTTACAATCAGACACAATACAATTGTGAATGATCTTGGTCATTTTGCAACGATAATAAGAAGTGCGGGTTTAGATTTTCACGTGGCAATAGAAAACAATGTAATCGTATCCGGCGATTCATACGCATTTCGTCTTGGATCACAGGTTGATTCGACATACATTTCAATCAACAACAATTGCCTCTCGGGTATCGACAGCGTTCTTGGTTTCTCACCTGCGTGGCCAACTATCGGCATCAATAGCCGGGTGAATATTAATGGGGATAGCACGGATCTTTACGGTGACCTCGTCACAGACCCGCTTCTAAGTGAAGAATCACTTGTTTTATTACCCGGATCACCATGCGTCGATGCCGGTATTGATA harbors:
- the smpB gene encoding SsrA-binding protein SmpB, which produces MEANGSVKIVAQNRKARHDYHVIQTYEAGIALLGIEVKSVREGHVNMREAYAQVVNGEVMLYALGISAYRNRGYTEVNERRTRKLLLNRTEIRKIQRQVLEKGFTLVPLSLYFKGQYLKIELAVVQGKREYDKRDAKEEQRAKRELDREIKARRNR
- a CDS encoding T9SS type A sorting domain-containing protein; protein product: MNDPWGSAELGPGNIDSLPLFDPSDSLFRLTFDSPARNGGDPARLDPDGSQSDIGARWWDHSYDHPPIILLPDTVRPRWGDAFNLNIPISDESATTVEILNELPDWTAAGFVPFGSEPFEMQIRVTDNHGQIDQACILFDILPYSTLSDTIRGRLTIEYSPYQVLHDVFVPSQDTLTIDPGVIIEFETRDCVPNLIVEGVLLANGNSGDSVRFENLDDLAPPWGSVRFLDEEAVAQLTFCRFSNTTHGISGFHNGRVEVSHSTLLGTGGLGASVLTFWQSNDSIIVQQCDMVSNAVCSFDQCNFFVDACTFIGSEESSPKVRAWRSSGMVQRSRFVNCNDIAVSFDSGIYRLERCVFDESIAPLLSVSNNADPMSTSVTIRHNTIVNDLGHFATIIRSAGLDFHVAIENNVIVSGDSYAFRLGSQVDSTYISINNNCLSGIDSVLGFSPAWPTIGINSRVNINGDSTDLYGDLVTDPLLSEESLVLLPGSPCVDAGIDIGQEYFGLAPDMGFLEFDGTSVGNGREMASKLSASIFPNPANSDVRFTVSGLLGPTNELRMFNSLGQVVFSERIMTQYPFSSGTIRLAEMGIATGKYFVVFSDGREKGVVPLTYLK